The Ptychodera flava strain L36383 chromosome 7, AS_Pfla_20210202, whole genome shotgun sequence DNA window TGGTCAAAGATGGTAATGGAAGCACTTAAAGCAGAAGATTTGTCCGAAACGAAATGATGATAAGGTACCCAATCCGCATTGACTTTAGCTGCTCGTGATCTTTATTTTCTGTATTGTCTTCTTAAAAACTTTCCAACGTTTAATTGCGTATTACAATTGCACTAATCATTTGGAAAAAGACATTCTACCCGCCACCACTATTGACTTGAATTCGCATTCGCAATGCTTATCATTTAGTTAGGTTTTATCTCCAGTATCTTCTAAGGGACCATGACTTCCACTTCACAAACGTGCAACATCTGTGTCCTGTCAATGAGTTGAAGGGACACATATCGACCTCTCATTGGTGTCTTGCAGCCACAAGTCATCACTATGGTTTCCGCGTTCGCGTCGTTGCCGACAATCTGCTCACCACAAACCGGGTTTTCTTCAAAGTTTTCACTATCACCAACTCGAATCAGAGCATCCTTGAGACGGAAAGCTGAAATGAGTTAAGATAGAATGTAAATTTGGgaaattttggtttttttttcataatgcgtagtgtatgtatgtatgtatgtatgtatgtatgtatgtatgtatgtatgtatgtatgtatgtatgtatggctgTATGGCTGTTATGGTCGGTGTTGGAATAAGATTAAAACATAGTGATGTTCTACGCTGCCTTTAATGGGACACGATCCCTCTTTAACTGCTACAAGGAAGACCGAATGTCATCCGTACTACGTTTCGTGTCGGCATTTGGAGGTAAAGCGTTTCTTGCCGCATTAACACATATCTGCACCACAGTGGAAAGTGTAGAGTAGTTCTGTTTCATGTGTGTGAAATTTCCATGAAGTGAAATGACAAATGAGGAGtgaagaaggaaaaaaatatgtAATACTTACAGCAACAGTCTTGTCTGTTTGTGATAATCACTTCGTAGATGTCGTATGAATCCTGCAAATCGACTTCCCAGTGTGGTTGGTACTCAGTGTCGGTCCAAATGCAAGAGTTGCCGTTTTCCAAGTCGCTGTCCTTATTTCCATCCACGGCCTTCTCAGAGCCCCCATCCTGCCGTGGCTTGTCTGAACTCTGGAATGTGGGTTTGCCAAGTGCAACGTTGTGAAGAGGAGGAGGCACACAGCCTGTATTGCAGAAAACGCAAGAATGAATCAATATAAAATTCAATGCTACATAAAAAGGCAATGGCTtaacttttcactataatttctgttttgtttttctttaacTTTGTAAGGGCTcaatttgaagcttatggagcaAATGGAACTACTGGAAAATCGCTAATGTTATTTTTCCTGGGAAGATAACATGaaaatggcggtcattttgaatttgaaatatcagtaaACATTGGGAAACTTGTTTATTATCTCGACCAACATTTGTATGGtgaccaaaattttgtattCTGGATTTTGATGGAGAATGGTTGGAAGTTTGCTTTAGGAAAGTGGGAGCAACTTGAAAAGTTCAATCATTCTTTTTCGGTGGAACGACCTCAATAATGCACCATTCATCGATCATGTTGATTATTTAATCAAGTCTTCTCTTTGAAGTACAGAAGAATCATCTACACCTTTTGTTAATGCATTATTATAGCGCCGATTGCGTCATCACCGATTTTTCATTATCATGTTCAACAACATTGAGCGATGAAACACTAATACCTATTGTACTTAAATGCAACTACTTAATTATAAAACACTACAAAACAGGTCATGTAAGTACGGACACGTACAGTtagaaatttcatatttcattgtaTGCATAATTCGACATATTTAAAGACGTTCACTTATGGCGTTTCCTTACCAGCTTCAGGGGTCGTGGGAGCAGGAGGTGTCGTCGGTGGCAGTGTAGACTCGCATTCTATATCTGGGTCTTGAGGTGAAGACAAATCGCATTCAGACAAAggaggaaaataacaaacacgGAGGTGATTTAAACGATGACTTCATATTTTACGTGGAATGCTCTTGCAACAAATAAACATCGATGGGTCAACTCCCTTGGTGGTCGTCATTTCAAACAACTCAACTTCAAATACACATcatgacacatacatacatacatacatacatacatacatacatacatacatacatacatgcatgcatgcatgcatgcatgcatgcatgcatacatgcatacatacatacatacatacatacatacatacatacatacatacatacatacatacatacatacatacatgcatacatgcatacatacatacatacatacatacatacatacatacatacatacatacatacatacatacatacataacagcGTTGAAATATTACCTTGATCATAGTGAGCTGCTGCCAATGAAACAACCGCAAACACCATTAAGACAATACCAAAGTTCATGTTTGCTTCTGCTGGGACAGTGAAACTATCTCCAAGTTTTACTTTACTGATGAAATGTAAAGGAATAAACGTCAATTGgaactgtaaacattgaatatTAGGTGCATGGCTTGTGTCGTACTTGTAAGCCCATCTATGTTGCACTCAGACTGTTAGCCTATGTTTTGCcaagtttaaatgtttgtttcaaTTCTTTAGAGCACGAACTGGTGGCCCTTCGGGAATATACCAGACTCATGGTTTACATATAAGAGGAATAACAATGGCAGGCATTGTGGTAGCTCTTCAAACTCGCCAAATATAATAAAAGACGCGACTGTCAAGATTTCAGACAAATGTGTGCCTGGTCTGAAGTGTAATAGCTGATTCAACTTTTCGTTGAAAATGACCGTTCTAATGAGGTAATTTTGGAATTCTGGAACATTGAACATCAGCAGAAATCGCAAACACACGGTGAGGGCGTGAGTAACGTAAAGAGGAGACATTTCATCATCTCATGAACTTATGATTGCAATAAGAGGAAATGGATATTTTATACGCGAGGGTAATTAAAAAAATCGGACACCCAGatctatttttgaaatttagtagcgctttttaaacagtttatttatttattttgacgtGTTTATGTAAACATATTCATCACCAGAATACAAACAGTGAGACAAGCAGTACAACCAGCAAAATATACTTATGGGTAGTATTTTCAGGCTTTCGCAGAGTTACCAGGCTACCAGCTAGCATTTTGGGAATGTGGTTGCCACGACTGGACTATTTCGGTTATTCAAACAATCAAAACTCTATCTTAAAACTTTAAAGAAGGATAGTATGAAGgctttgctcaagctttcccaaaggaaactttcaaccattctctttcgaaattAAGAATCATGGGATACCGTGCAAACTTTTATACCAAATAAGCATGTCActtttaatttatatatatctgaaattcaaaatggccgcgaaAAAATAGTATGTTATGTTTTCACAAAGCTTGCGGAGGtaaaatttttattaaatttccccaagagctttgatacatgtatgagcCCACACATATGGTAGACcagaaaggtattgtaaaatattaagagATCTGATATCTGTCCTAGAGGCGCGATCTACTTTGAATTGTCCCGTTTTTCTCAAAGGCCATGAAGATGAACCTCTCCTCTTAGGCGAAGAGGACAGCTGGCCTTACTTGTAGTTTTGATCAAACTCTTCTGCATTCTAAGACATCAATCAAGATTAAAGGAAACACAGTTTGTTGAACCCGACCAAAGCTTCATTTCATCTCTTTTAATCATTCCTACTGTAACATATGACTTATTGATGCCATTGGTTTCGACTGCGTCACTTCACGCCGTTTTAGTTTGATCTAATTAATAAAACGCTTGAATAGGTACACAACCTGTTCAGAACTCCAaatcaaacatgattttgttaaaAAGCAACCCATATCAatcaatattcataatatatGACCAAACAATGAAtaggaacaaaaatattaaaggtTAATAAGGCTATACATTAACCTTATGTTcatcgatttttgaaaggttatgcaaattacctatcacgTGTCACGTTATGTAAGCAATGGTTACACTATGGTAActaaaatgttcccctatatctaggctttccgaaaaaaTATAATTCGCTGGGGTTCTGAACTTATTAActactagagaattgttagtttaaaaaggccaatttcttgtcttggaaccttaaacacTCAaagtggagctgcacgttgccaacacagttttgttaaaggaatatttctcatctaagatgacaaggaaaccccctcgcaacattaattttaaaaagcAGAGAGTCTGGAGTTTAGTATGATAGCGATTGTTGACTCGAAGGACgaaggggtgtatatttggggttaaaaactcaattttggtaATAATGCTAAAATTCATTCAAGTCAAAAACTtaatactattttctgaaatgtaatagtTCACTTGAAGGAAATATGTAGAAAAAactactattttattttgcattctaAATGACAGGATTGAAAGACTGACTCTcataaaaaaaatgataaaaagcatgtcaaaattaaaatgcctcttattccaaatgtaagaactttataacaaaacaaaatagtcgtttgaACACGATTGCAACTAATTTGTGAgcattggatctttatattttttcaaatttcgcaaaagtGTTGGGTTCGCTATAGCTAAAtgtgtaatattacaaattgaaatTGGATTAATTGAATGAATAATTTGCAAACCAGCGATTTTGAGCGAGTTGGGTGCAGCACCAAATGCAGGTCAGGG harbors:
- the LOC139136485 gene encoding fucolectin-like, whose amino-acid sequence is MHTMKYEISNCCVPPPLHNVALGKPTFQSSDKPRQDGGSEKAVDGNKDSDLENGNSCIWTDTEYQPHWEVDLQDSYDIYEVIITNRQDCCSFRLKDALIRVGDSENFEENPVCGEQIVGNDANAETIVMTCGCKTPMRGRYVSLQLIDRTQMLHVCEVEVMVP